A genomic stretch from Aedes albopictus strain Foshan chromosome 2, AalbF5, whole genome shotgun sequence includes:
- the LOC109424226 gene encoding uncharacterized protein LOC109424226: MCSECRDSIPFKWCIMDDDLQPLRSEECLEQNNNNVTADDESEGAVGGSVEADDTDPEIKLEEIVWSEEEFDRDPHRACFYDAYRSGAGSPELDDSTENAGTTTPERKPLALMDDWDLWDYMDEETLKQRLKFHPELLEQITRKRKRRAGLDESDDDDLCAVMERHAKVTKFNEHTTVY, encoded by the exons ATGTGTAGTGAATGTCGAGATAGTATTCCCTTTAAATGGTGCATCAT GGATGATGACCTTCAACCGTTGAGGAGCGAAGAATGCCTTGAGCAGAACAACAATAACGTTACAGCCGACGACGAGAGCGAAGGAGCCGTGGGTGGATCTGTGGAAGCCGACGATACAGATCCCGAAATAAAGCTCGAAGAAATCGTGTGGAGCGAAGAGGAGTTCGATCGGGACCCGCATAGGGCGTGCTTTTACGATGCATATCGATCGGGAGCGGGATCGCCGGAGTTGGACGATTCGACGGAGAACGCGGGCACTACGACTCCGGAGCGCAAACCGCTGGCTCTGATGGACGACTGGGACCTGTGGGACTACATGGACGAGGAAACGTTAAAGCAACGGCTGAAGTTTCACCCGGAGCTGCTGGAGCAGATCACACGGAAGCGAAAGCGGAGAGCCGGACTGGATGAAAGCGACGATGACGATCTCTGTGCGGTGATGGAGAGGCATGCAAAAGTGACGAAGTTTAACGAACACACAACAGTTTACTAG